From Enterococcus mediterraneensis, the proteins below share one genomic window:
- a CDS encoding zinc-binding alcohol dehydrogenase family protein → MKNSIVSFTSKSSLEEAIVTDTQDVPELGEHDLLVEVLATALNPIDLKLRQKLTDGQSKILGFDAVGKVVAIGSEVTPDMIDQLVYYMGTTQRAGSFQRYQLVDERLAAKAPRSLSAAESAALPLTSLTAWELFFERFGLNPEEAANTGKTILIINGAGGVGSIASQLASWNGLEVYATSSPENFDWLQRNGAVHCLDYHQPLKDQLPDGLKFDFIACFYDITFYIDQLDELIRPLGHIGTIVNTKEALDLNPLKNLSVSFDWEYAFAKTDFYDDETQGNILGRIAELIDAGKLQTTLARNFSDGISKENLLAGLKLVDEGHFGKIVLSGGFHE, encoded by the coding sequence ATGAAAAATAGTATAGTGAGTTTTACAAGCAAATCATCATTAGAAGAAGCGATCGTGACGGATACTCAGGACGTTCCTGAATTGGGCGAGCACGACTTGTTAGTAGAGGTTTTGGCAACAGCACTGAACCCGATCGATTTGAAATTGCGGCAAAAGCTGACAGATGGACAGTCTAAGATCTTAGGCTTTGACGCAGTAGGGAAAGTCGTCGCAATCGGCAGTGAAGTTACGCCAGACATGATCGATCAGTTGGTCTATTATATGGGAACTACCCAGCGAGCTGGCAGTTTTCAACGGTATCAGCTAGTTGATGAGCGTTTGGCGGCGAAAGCGCCCCGCTCATTGTCCGCAGCTGAAAGTGCGGCACTGCCTCTAACTTCGTTAACTGCGTGGGAATTGTTTTTTGAAAGGTTTGGCTTAAACCCAGAAGAAGCGGCAAATACGGGAAAAACTATTTTGATCATCAATGGTGCAGGCGGCGTAGGATCGATCGCAAGCCAACTGGCAAGTTGGAACGGTCTGGAGGTATATGCAACTTCAAGTCCTGAAAACTTTGACTGGCTGCAGCGTAATGGAGCTGTTCATTGTTTAGATTATCATCAGCCTTTGAAGGATCAGCTTCCTGATGGACTGAAATTTGATTTTATCGCCTGTTTCTACGATATAACTTTCTACATTGATCAACTGGATGAGCTGATCAGGCCGTTAGGGCATATCGGTACGATCGTCAACACCAAAGAAGCCTTGGATCTTAATCCTTTGAAAAATCTCAGTGTCTCGTTTGATTGGGAATATGCGTTTGCTAAAACTGATTTTTACGATGATGAAACACAAGGAAATATTTTAGGGCGGATCGCCGAATTGATTGATGCGGGGAAACTGCAGACAACGTTAGCGCGAAACTTCAGTGACGGGATTTCTAAAGAAAATTTGCTTGCGGGCCTAAAATTAGTCGATGAGGGCCATTTTGGGAAAATCGTTTTATCAGGTGGTTTCCATGAATGA
- a CDS encoding class I SAM-dependent methyltransferase yields the protein MNDELADIQEFWDGFAEEYHLIQEESVFPIAEDVNVFLENRGILPTTDFLDLAGGAGRYINALLPQVDRYTLVDISQKMLEYAAQKTTDEKLRLVRMDQAQFFSATKGNAFSIVFSAMNPVIEAAELIEINRISSKWCLILRTVKEEESLFTPLEKRLGMVAENDLMAVYQDVLKEKNAAFSTQRFSYHEEEVITQAFFREYFQEYLTEKELSEQIDTLFQDETAINHRHYVFELLFWEKF from the coding sequence ATGAATGATGAGTTAGCCGATATCCAGGAGTTTTGGGACGGATTTGCGGAGGAGTATCATTTGATTCAAGAAGAATCCGTTTTTCCCATCGCAGAGGATGTGAATGTCTTTTTAGAAAACCGAGGAATCTTACCGACGACTGATTTCTTGGATTTGGCTGGTGGTGCGGGCAGATATATCAATGCTCTCTTGCCACAAGTGGATAGGTACACGTTAGTAGATATCTCTCAAAAGATGTTGGAATACGCCGCTCAGAAAACAACGGATGAAAAATTACGGCTGGTACGCATGGATCAAGCCCAATTTTTTTCAGCGACGAAAGGTAATGCTTTTTCTATAGTTTTTTCTGCCATGAATCCGGTGATTGAAGCTGCTGAACTGATTGAAATCAATCGGATCAGTTCAAAATGGTGTCTGATTTTACGGACAGTGAAAGAGGAAGAATCATTGTTTACCCCGCTGGAAAAACGGCTGGGTATGGTAGCGGAAAATGATCTAATGGCTGTCTATCAAGATGTTTTGAAGGAAAAAAATGCAGCTTTTTCTACTCAGCGGTTTTCTTATCATGAGGAAGAAGTGATTACACAGGCGTTTTTCCGGGAATATTTTCAAGAATACCTTACAGAAAAAGAACTATCTGAACAAATCGATACTCTTTTCCAAGACGAGACGGCTATCAATCATCGACATTATGTCTTTGAACTGCTTTTTTGGGAAAAATTTTAA